In one window of Chryseobacterium phocaeense DNA:
- the ccoG gene encoding cytochrome c oxidase accessory protein CcoG → MSAESGSGPLIEMENETFRNSVGTMDETGKRKWVFPRKPKGKYTSYRNYTSYIMLAIFFGLPFVKINGNPFLLINVIDRRFFIIGQPFYLQDFFILALGAVTSVIFVMLFTVVFGRIFCGWLCPQTLFMEMVFRKIEYWIEGDRNKQMKLDRQEWDAEKIRKRLMKWSVFALMSLIIAHFMFMYIVGYEEVFRIMNEGPQDHSLKFLVMVFFTMTFYFVFAWLREQVCTLVCPYGRLQGVLIDKQTINVYYDFKRGENRSKWRNNEDRKSTGKGDCIDCHQCVVVCPTGIDIRNGQQLECVNCTACIDACDEVMEKVGLPKGLIRYATEAEIENQDSFKFTSRMKATTVFLALLVGFLGFLMYDRGSMEAKFIKPAGSTFFAKDGKITNTFIYTFLNKSNEKKILTIKVLAPTHAEITYFGPEKIILKGDEILKGNINITFPQEEIKFSKQNMTIGVFDEKGEMLDSFETTFEGPFKLLL, encoded by the coding sequence ATGAGTGCAGAATCAGGCAGTGGCCCATTGATTGAAATGGAAAATGAAACGTTCAGGAATTCAGTAGGAACCATGGACGAAACCGGAAAGAGAAAATGGGTTTTTCCAAGGAAACCCAAAGGAAAATATACCAGCTACAGGAATTACACAAGCTATATTATGCTGGCGATATTTTTTGGACTGCCATTTGTAAAGATCAACGGAAACCCTTTTCTACTGATCAATGTAATTGACAGACGGTTTTTCATTATCGGGCAGCCTTTTTATCTTCAGGACTTCTTTATTCTGGCTCTGGGAGCGGTAACCTCTGTCATCTTTGTGATGCTGTTTACGGTGGTTTTCGGAAGGATATTCTGTGGCTGGCTGTGTCCGCAAACGCTATTTATGGAAATGGTATTCCGTAAAATTGAATACTGGATTGAAGGTGACAGAAATAAACAGATGAAACTGGACCGCCAGGAGTGGGATGCAGAAAAAATCAGAAAGAGACTGATGAAATGGTCTGTATTTGCACTTATGTCCCTGATTATTGCCCATTTCATGTTTATGTATATTGTAGGTTATGAGGAAGTTTTCCGGATCATGAATGAAGGGCCTCAGGATCATTCCCTGAAATTCCTTGTTATGGTATTCTTCACCATGACCTTTTATTTTGTTTTCGCATGGCTTCGGGAGCAGGTGTGCACATTGGTGTGTCCCTACGGAAGGCTTCAGGGCGTTTTGATCGACAAACAGACCATCAATGTTTATTATGACTTTAAAAGAGGGGAAAACCGTTCAAAGTGGAGGAATAACGAGGACCGGAAATCCACAGGAAAAGGAGACTGTATCGACTGTCATCAGTGCGTGGTGGTCTGCCCTACAGGAATAGATATCAGGAACGGGCAGCAGCTGGAATGTGTGAACTGTACCGCCTGTATTGACGCCTGTGATGAAGTTATGGAGAAAGTAGGTCTTCCAAAAGGACTGATCCGCTATGCAACAGAAGCGGAAATTGAAAATCAGGATTCATTTAAATTCACCTCAAGAATGAAAGCTACAACAGTATTTCTGGCTCTTCTGGTTGGTTTCTTAGGATTTTTAATGTATGACCGAGGATCTATGGAAGCCAAATTCATTAAACCCGCCGGTTCTACTTTTTTCGCTAAAGACGGTAAAATAACAAATACTTTCATCTATACATTTTTAAATAAGTCCAACGAAAAAAAGATCCTGACCATTAAAGTATTGGCTCCCACCCATGCAGAGATTACGTATTTCGGTCCCGAAAAAATTATACTGAAAGGAGACGAGATCCTGAAAGGAAACATCAATATCACTTTTCCCCAGGAAGAAATTAAATTTTCCAAACAGAATATGACCATCGGGGTTTTTGATGAAAAAGGCGAAATGCTGGATTCATTTGAGACGACGTTCGAAGGGCCGTTTAAGCTTTTGTTGTAA
- a CDS encoding DEAD/DEAH box helicase, producing MELQSIYQKLQIQDMNQMQKSTYKTTENNTDVVLLSPTGSGKTLAFLFPLLRNLKKDVSGIQALILVPARELALQIEQVFKSMGTDFKVSVCYGGHDKKIEVNNLIEAPAVLIGTPGRVVYHLRNNNFDPKTIKTLVLDEFDKALELGFHEDMEFITGSLRGLSQRILTSATAMDEIPKFTGLKNEKIIDFLKLSEVKPDIQLRKVMTISEEKLDTLFHLICKIGNKRTLIFCNHREAVDRISELLREKGIDRETFHGGMEQDERERALLKFRNDSARILITTDLASRGLDVPEVESIVHYQLPPKEDAFIHRNGRTARMNAKGFAYLIMTADENFPFIKSNTPEESVEGFSKVPEKTPFQTIYISAGKKDKVNKVDIVGYLIKKGELQKEDIGVIEVKDTTSYVAVSRNKVASVLRKLSTEKLKGKKVKMEIAY from the coding sequence ATGGAACTACAATCAATCTATCAGAAACTGCAGATTCAGGATATGAATCAGATGCAGAAATCTACCTATAAAACCACTGAAAACAACACGGATGTTGTGCTGCTCTCTCCTACCGGTTCAGGAAAAACACTCGCTTTTTTATTTCCGCTTCTCCGAAACCTTAAGAAAGATGTTTCAGGGATCCAGGCATTGATTTTAGTTCCGGCGAGAGAACTGGCATTGCAGATTGAACAGGTTTTCAAATCCATGGGAACAGATTTTAAAGTTTCCGTATGTTACGGCGGCCATGATAAAAAAATTGAGGTTAATAATTTAATTGAAGCTCCCGCAGTACTGATCGGAACTCCCGGAAGAGTTGTTTACCACCTGAGAAATAACAATTTTGATCCTAAAACGATTAAAACATTAGTGCTGGATGAATTTGACAAGGCCCTGGAACTGGGTTTTCATGAAGACATGGAATTCATTACCGGTTCATTAAGAGGACTTTCCCAAAGGATCCTCACTTCTGCAACAGCAATGGATGAGATTCCCAAATTTACCGGCTTAAAAAATGAAAAAATCATTGATTTCCTGAAATTAAGCGAAGTAAAGCCTGATATCCAGCTGAGGAAAGTAATGACCATTTCAGAAGAGAAACTGGACACATTGTTTCATTTAATCTGTAAAATAGGAAATAAAAGAACCCTGATTTTCTGCAATCACCGGGAAGCCGTTGACAGGATCTCTGAGCTTTTACGGGAAAAAGGAATCGACAGGGAGACCTTCCACGGCGGCATGGAGCAGGACGAAAGAGAACGTGCCCTTCTGAAATTCAGAAATGATTCGGCAAGGATTTTAATAACTACAGATCTTGCTTCCCGCGGTCTTGATGTTCCTGAAGTGGAATCCATCGTCCATTACCAGCTTCCTCCCAAAGAAGATGCTTTCATCCACAGGAACGGTCGTACCGCAAGAATGAATGCCAAAGGTTTCGCTTACCTAATCATGACGGCAGATGAAAATTTCCCGTTCATTAAGAGCAACACCCCGGAAGAAAGCGTGGAAGGCTTCAGTAAAGTCCCTGAAAAAACACCCTTCCAGACCATTTATATCAGTGCAGGAAAAAAAGACAAAGTCAATAAAGTAGATATTGTAGGCTACCTCATCAAAAAAGGAGAACTGCAGAAAGAAGATATCGGCGTGATCGAAGTGAAAGACACCACTTCCTACGTGGCGGTTTCCAGAAATAAAGTAGCTTCTGTTCTGAGAAAATTAAGTACTGAAAAACTGAAGGGGAAGAAAGTGAAAATGGAGATCGCATATTAA
- a CDS encoding AraC family transcriptional regulator, producing MNSISVLHIELFQSGKTSSDFYFNTMKEHLVVGHRHIEKPHRHDFYAAVLFTGGKGVHEIDFQRYDVSGGSLFFLSPGQIHSWELSEDIEGYIFFCSQEFYEMHYVNQKLRNFPFFGSVSFPRKLQLDSNELEKTDQLFQLLGKEFQSQHVMKDGLILALMSQVFIDATRSFSKDIDLKSSSASLSYFKHYQDFENLVEQDFTHQKSIAYYASLLEITPKHLNRIVQTVVQKTATDVITERVVLEAKRMLIYLDESLVEIAFRLGYEEYSYFVRVFRKSSGMTPTQFMRKYKV from the coding sequence ATGAACTCCATCTCTGTTCTTCATATTGAACTTTTCCAATCGGGAAAGACTTCTTCAGATTTTTATTTCAATACCATGAAGGAACATCTTGTTGTGGGTCACCGTCATATTGAAAAACCGCACCGCCATGACTTTTATGCCGCGGTTCTTTTTACAGGAGGAAAAGGTGTTCATGAGATTGATTTTCAGAGATATGATGTTTCAGGAGGAAGTCTTTTCTTTTTATCTCCGGGACAGATCCATAGCTGGGAGTTGTCTGAAGATATTGAAGGCTATATTTTTTTCTGTTCACAGGAGTTTTATGAAATGCATTATGTGAATCAGAAGCTTCGGAATTTTCCATTCTTCGGATCAGTCTCGTTTCCGCGGAAATTGCAGCTGGATTCAAATGAATTAGAAAAGACGGATCAGCTGTTTCAGCTGTTGGGAAAAGAATTCCAGTCTCAGCATGTAATGAAGGATGGGCTTATCCTTGCCCTGATGTCCCAGGTTTTTATTGATGCGACAAGGTCTTTCTCTAAGGATATTGATCTGAAATCTTCTTCCGCCAGTCTTTCTTATTTTAAACATTATCAGGATTTTGAAAACCTGGTGGAGCAAGATTTTACCCACCAGAAATCGATTGCTTATTATGCATCATTATTGGAAATTACCCCAAAGCATCTCAACAGGATTGTGCAAACTGTCGTTCAAAAAACAGCCACTGATGTGATCACAGAAAGGGTGGTTTTGGAAGCCAAAAGAATGCTGATATACCTTGACGAAAGTCTTGTGGAAATCGCGTTCCGCCTTGGCTATGAAGAATATTCCTACTTTGTAAGAGTATTCCGGAAAAGCTCCGGAATGACTCCTACTCAGTTTATGAGAAAATATAAGGTTTGA
- a CDS encoding reprolysin-like metallopeptidase: MKNFILASMLMLPFLGHSQWTKTSVRTQKVKASQEKLEYAGLYSLNTDQLRLALKNAPERFSGSRGVVISLPTSGGKIEKFQVWESSNMDPALQEKYPDIKSYVGSGVDDPSVYLRFSMSPVGFSSMITRSGATEFIEPYTEDRAVYAVFDSGAKRAQDQEPFECSVTEAAQKSAENNESAGKKLAGFNIFRLALSCTGEYAEYHLAAAGTPATATDAQKKAVVLAAMNASLTRLNGVFEKDLSFHFNLIANNDTLIFLVAASDPYVSGGPSEAHTQISARIAAEDYDMGHLIDKKGGNGSAGVGVICNNNSKGRGWTAHNFPEGDKFDIDYVAHEMGHQLGAGHSYTYRSSQADQRVEPGSGSTIMAYTGITTASDVQFNSNDYFHTNSVTQIRNKLNSIACGANTPFANPAPNISAGADYTIPKSTPFVLTATTTDPTTASYTYTWEQADQAAAAQIGAGDISAAYPTKPTGPTFRSFTPISSPVRYFPDFNKVLAGVLSTRWETVSSVARSLNFAATLRDNNPAQPQVSKDAMAITVDAASGPFQVTAPVFGQSLSSGGAVNVTWDVANTNQAPVNTANVNIKLSTDGGQTFTVIASNTANDGSEQVTIPAGSTTANAYIMIEAVGNVYYAVSPSFVVDYTVSGESCNTYTYSGAAVAITDGPGGGGISAPKTVIPLMVNNTGTITKIKVNTSITHPGISELAVGIESPVGSSALFWNRQCSGQSGISASFSDAGNAVACASPVQGETRSNESLGIFKGHKAQGEWKLFATDNNAGNAGTVTAWSLEVCTRETQALATHEVASPLANDIKIYPNPSDGNFFIKSRNLKGEVKVGMFDASGKLVFSSAYQSENNSTKEFNVNVPKGVYVISISSSKGAYSTKLVIK, translated from the coding sequence ATGAAAAATTTTATCTTGGCTTCCATGCTGATGCTTCCTTTTCTGGGGCATTCACAATGGACAAAAACATCGGTCAGGACCCAGAAAGTAAAAGCTTCGCAGGAGAAACTGGAGTATGCAGGCTTGTATTCATTAAACACGGATCAGCTCAGATTGGCATTGAAAAATGCCCCGGAACGTTTTTCAGGATCCAGAGGCGTTGTCATATCACTGCCTACTTCAGGAGGAAAGATTGAGAAATTTCAGGTGTGGGAATCTTCCAATATGGATCCCGCACTTCAGGAAAAATACCCGGATATCAAATCATACGTGGGAAGCGGTGTGGACGATCCTTCGGTTTACCTTAGATTCAGCATGTCACCGGTAGGGTTTTCATCCATGATTACCCGTTCGGGGGCTACGGAATTCATTGAGCCGTATACTGAGGACCGGGCTGTATACGCCGTTTTCGATTCAGGAGCGAAAAGAGCTCAGGATCAGGAACCATTTGAATGTTCTGTTACTGAAGCTGCACAGAAAAGTGCTGAAAATAATGAAAGTGCCGGTAAAAAACTGGCCGGTTTCAATATATTCAGGCTGGCGCTGTCCTGTACCGGCGAATATGCAGAATATCATTTAGCTGCTGCAGGTACTCCGGCCACTGCTACGGACGCGCAGAAAAAAGCAGTAGTACTGGCCGCAATGAATGCTTCACTCACTAGGCTGAATGGTGTTTTTGAAAAAGATCTGTCATTCCATTTTAACCTGATTGCTAATAATGATACGCTTATATTTTTGGTTGCAGCCTCAGATCCTTATGTAAGTGGAGGCCCGAGTGAGGCTCACACCCAGATATCCGCCAGAATTGCTGCTGAAGATTATGATATGGGGCATTTGATAGATAAAAAAGGAGGAAACGGTTCCGCAGGAGTAGGCGTGATCTGTAATAACAATTCCAAAGGACGGGGATGGACTGCCCACAATTTTCCTGAAGGAGATAAATTTGATATAGACTATGTAGCCCATGAGATGGGGCATCAGCTGGGAGCCGGACATTCATACACCTACAGATCTTCACAGGCAGATCAGAGGGTAGAGCCGGGAAGCGGAAGTACCATTATGGCCTATACCGGAATAACAACCGCTTCAGATGTTCAGTTTAACTCTAATGATTATTTCCATACCAACAGTGTTACTCAGATCAGAAACAAGCTCAACAGTATCGCATGTGGTGCCAATACTCCTTTTGCAAATCCTGCTCCTAATATCAGTGCAGGAGCAGATTATACGATCCCTAAATCTACACCATTTGTACTCACGGCAACCACTACAGATCCCACTACCGCTTCTTATACCTATACCTGGGAGCAGGCAGATCAGGCTGCTGCAGCGCAGATTGGGGCAGGGGATATTTCAGCTGCGTATCCTACAAAACCTACAGGACCTACTTTCAGGTCTTTTACTCCAATAAGTTCACCTGTACGGTATTTCCCTGATTTTAACAAAGTACTGGCCGGTGTTTTATCCACCCGTTGGGAGACTGTTTCAAGTGTAGCAAGAAGCCTTAATTTCGCCGCTACCTTGAGAGATAATAATCCCGCACAGCCACAGGTGTCCAAAGACGCAATGGCCATTACCGTAGATGCAGCATCAGGCCCTTTCCAGGTGACAGCTCCTGTTTTTGGGCAGTCATTGAGCTCGGGAGGGGCGGTCAACGTAACCTGGGACGTGGCGAATACCAACCAGGCTCCTGTAAATACAGCCAATGTTAATATTAAATTATCCACAGACGGCGGACAAACCTTTACGGTTATTGCCTCCAATACCGCTAATGATGGTAGCGAGCAGGTAACAATTCCGGCCGGTTCTACTACGGCTAATGCCTACATCATGATTGAAGCGGTAGGAAATGTATATTATGCGGTTAGCCCAAGCTTTGTGGTTGATTATACGGTTTCCGGTGAGAGCTGTAATACTTATACTTACAGCGGAGCTGCGGTAGCCATTACGGATGGTCCAGGGGGTGGCGGGATTTCTGCGCCTAAAACAGTGATTCCTTTAATGGTTAATAATACCGGAACTATTACTAAGATAAAAGTCAACACTTCTATTACCCATCCGGGCATCAGTGAGCTGGCGGTAGGAATTGAAAGCCCTGTTGGATCTTCAGCTCTTTTCTGGAACAGGCAATGCTCCGGACAGTCCGGAATTTCAGCTTCATTTAGCGATGCAGGAAATGCGGTGGCCTGTGCTTCACCAGTTCAGGGAGAAACAAGATCAAACGAATCTTTGGGAATTTTCAAAGGACATAAGGCTCAGGGCGAATGGAAGCTGTTTGCAACGGATAACAACGCAGGAAATGCCGGAACTGTAACTGCATGGTCTCTGGAGGTATGTACAAGAGAAACCCAGGCTTTGGCGACCCATGAAGTGGCATCTCCGTTGGCCAATGATATTAAGATCTATCCGAACCCTAGTGATGGTAATTTCTTCATCAAATCCAGAAACTTAAAAGGAGAAGTAAAAGTGGGTATGTTTGACGCCAGCGGCAAACTGGTATTCTCATCCGCTTATCAAAGTGAAAATAACAGTACGAAAGAGTTTAACGTTAATGTTCCTAAAGGAGTGTATGTGATCAGCATCAGCTCTTCAAAAGGCGCATATAGCACTAAACTTGTGATCAAATAA
- a CDS encoding SMP-30/gluconolactonase/LRE family protein, translating to MKKIGKMSMVGLVFALLNCQSVNYSKMFYGDVQPQRVSNQFSFTEGPSSDRQGNVYFTDQPNDKIYYWDWKTNTITEFLGKTGRANGTHFDKDGNLITCSDDQGEIWKISKDKKVEVILKGFEGKRLNGPNDIWNDSSGGMYFTDPLYERDYWVGFKQEIAHKSLYYRAKDGKVSKLETFVQPNGIVGSEIFKKLYVSDIDAGKTYVYDILGNGKLSERKLFCEMGSDGMTLDKHGNLYLTGKGVHVFNHHGKKIYHIPIEEDWTSNVTFGGEHNDILFITASKSVYTLPTRVKGVK from the coding sequence ATGAAAAAGATTGGTAAAATGAGCATGGTTGGTTTGGTTTTCGCATTGCTAAACTGTCAATCAGTAAATTACAGCAAAATGTTTTATGGAGATGTACAGCCGCAGAGGGTTTCAAATCAGTTTAGTTTTACAGAAGGACCGTCTTCGGACCGACAGGGAAATGTATATTTTACAGATCAGCCCAATGACAAAATTTATTATTGGGATTGGAAGACAAATACCATCACCGAATTTTTAGGAAAAACAGGCAGGGCCAACGGGACTCATTTTGATAAGGATGGAAATCTCATCACCTGTTCCGATGATCAGGGTGAGATCTGGAAAATTTCAAAGGATAAAAAAGTAGAGGTGATCCTGAAAGGTTTTGAAGGCAAGAGACTGAATGGCCCCAATGATATCTGGAATGATTCCTCAGGCGGTATGTATTTTACCGATCCTTTATATGAAAGAGACTACTGGGTGGGATTTAAGCAGGAAATAGCCCATAAAAGCCTTTATTACCGTGCTAAAGATGGAAAAGTGAGTAAGCTGGAGACTTTTGTACAGCCAAATGGAATTGTAGGAAGTGAAATTTTTAAAAAGCTATACGTTTCAGATATTGATGCCGGGAAAACTTATGTGTACGATATCCTCGGAAACGGGAAGTTATCTGAAAGGAAGCTTTTCTGCGAGATGGGTTCAGACGGAATGACGCTGGACAAACATGGAAATCTTTATCTGACCGGCAAAGGCGTTCATGTGTTCAACCATCACGGCAAAAAGATTTATCATATTCCCATTGAAGAAGACTGGACCTCTAATGTTACTTTTGGAGGAGAACATAATGATATTTTATTCATCACTGCTTCAAAATCGGTTTATACATTACCGACAAGAGTGAAGGGAGTGAAGTAG
- the rpsA gene encoding 30S ribosomal protein S1 — protein MSKETNSAEVLLNQNVAPEQFDWDSFESGLDADARKEKSDLEEIYNGSLSSLNDNDVIIGKVVRLTDKEAIVDIDFKSEGVISLNEFRYNPGLKVGDDVEVMVDRREDKTGQLQLSHRKARTLKAWDRVNELHETGEIVNGFVKSRTKGGMIVDVHGIEAFLPGSQIDVKPIKDYDQFVGKTMEFKVVKINPEFKNVVVSHKALIEADIEGQKKEIIAQLEKGQVLEGTVKNITSYGVFIDLGGVDGLIHITDLSWSRVNHPSEILEDGQTVKVVILDFDDEKTRIQLGMKQLEAHPWDALSADMKVGDKVKGKVVVLADYGAFVEIAPGVEGLIHVSEMSWSTHLRSAGDFVKVGDEVEAEVLTLDREERKISLGIKQLSKDPWENIEAKYPVGSQHVGTVRNFTNFGVFVELEEGIDGLIYISDLSWTKKIKHPSEFCAVGDKLDVIVLELDIQARRLSLGHKQLTENPWDKFETKYAEGTIHAGKAVEVHDKGASVQFEDAEVEAFCPSRLLEKEDGSKIKKGEDAQFKVIEFNKEFKRVVVSHTGIFRDEEKKNVKDSASRNVSSSSNNEERSTLGDIDALAELKRKMEEGK, from the coding sequence ATGTCAAAAGAGACAAATTCAGCAGAGGTTTTATTAAACCAAAACGTAGCACCAGAACAATTTGATTGGGATTCATTCGAATCAGGTCTTGATGCAGATGCAAGAAAAGAGAAAAGCGATTTAGAAGAAATCTATAACGGATCTCTAAGCAGCTTAAATGATAACGACGTTATCATTGGTAAAGTTGTAAGATTGACGGATAAGGAAGCTATCGTAGACATCGATTTCAAATCTGAAGGTGTTATTTCTCTTAACGAATTCCGTTACAATCCAGGTCTTAAAGTAGGAGACGATGTGGAAGTAATGGTTGACAGAAGAGAAGACAAAACCGGACAACTACAGTTATCTCACAGAAAAGCAAGAACGCTTAAAGCTTGGGATAGAGTGAACGAACTTCACGAAACTGGAGAAATTGTTAACGGTTTTGTTAAGTCTAGAACTAAAGGAGGTATGATCGTTGACGTACACGGAATCGAAGCATTCTTACCAGGTTCTCAGATTGATGTTAAGCCAATTAAAGATTACGATCAGTTCGTAGGTAAGACTATGGAGTTCAAAGTTGTGAAAATCAACCCTGAGTTCAAAAACGTAGTAGTATCTCACAAAGCATTGATCGAAGCAGATATCGAAGGTCAGAAAAAAGAAATTATCGCGCAGCTTGAAAAAGGTCAGGTTCTTGAAGGTACTGTTAAGAATATTACTTCTTACGGTGTATTCATTGACCTAGGAGGTGTAGACGGATTGATCCACATTACAGACCTTTCATGGTCTAGAGTGAACCACCCATCTGAAATCCTTGAGGACGGACAAACTGTGAAAGTGGTTATCCTTGACTTCGATGATGAGAAAACAAGAATCCAGTTAGGTATGAAGCAATTAGAGGCTCATCCTTGGGATGCTCTTTCTGCTGACATGAAAGTAGGTGACAAAGTAAAAGGAAAAGTAGTAGTTCTTGCTGACTATGGTGCATTCGTAGAAATTGCTCCAGGGGTCGAAGGATTGATCCACGTTTCTGAAATGTCTTGGTCTACTCACTTAAGATCTGCAGGAGACTTCGTGAAGGTAGGTGATGAAGTAGAAGCTGAAGTATTAACATTAGACAGAGAAGAAAGAAAAATTTCTCTTGGTATCAAGCAGTTATCTAAAGATCCATGGGAAAATATCGAAGCTAAGTATCCGGTAGGATCTCAGCATGTAGGAACTGTAAGAAACTTCACTAACTTTGGTGTATTCGTAGAGTTGGAAGAAGGTATCGACGGATTAATCTACATCTCTGATCTTTCTTGGACTAAGAAAATCAAGCACCCATCTGAGTTCTGTGCAGTAGGTGATAAACTTGATGTTATCGTTCTTGAGTTAGACATCCAGGCCAGAAGACTATCTCTAGGTCACAAGCAGTTAACTGAAAACCCTTGGGATAAATTCGAAACTAAGTATGCTGAAGGTACTATCCACGCTGGTAAAGCTGTAGAAGTTCACGATAAAGGAGCTTCTGTACAGTTTGAAGACGCTGAAGTAGAAGCTTTCTGCCCTTCAAGATTATTAGAGAAAGAAGATGGATCTAAAATCAAGAAAGGTGAAGATGCTCAGTTCAAAGTAATCGAGTTCAACAAAGAATTCAAGAGAGTAGTAGTTTCTCACACAGGAATCTTCAGAGACGAAGAGAAGAAAAATGTGAAAGACTCTGCTTCAAGAAACGTATCTTCTTCTTCAAACAACGAAGAAAGATCAACTCTTGGAGATATCGATGCTTTAGCAGAATTGAAAAGAAAAATGGAAGAAGGTAAATAA
- a CDS encoding RHS repeat domain-containing protein, protein MEVTDTNNYYPFGLNHIQGIFEGANLGSYYSYKYNGKELQETGMYDYGARFYMPDLGRWGVADPLAEKMRRHSPYNYAFNNPIRFIDPDGMQNEDWRDKNGKELSSDQLKKVKVYIFYNPNTLDGFADQTMQQYAEYEKKFGKGSVALSNAMTEQDFAQDWGDMEGKPSEIVMNHHGSNQQLHLNIDPDNNLKTKDGEYIVSTNNGKTNSSQTPGKKISDLPEPKADISKATLCLNTCNSNNPNASPMTAGTTLAKGFVKDTGVGQVRGTNLKVNFNSSGQATTQWYYGGVWQYLKKDQKPTNLPSGNFKAYP, encoded by the coding sequence CTGGAAGTAACGGATACCAATAACTACTACCCTTTTGGATTAAACCATATTCAAGGGATTTTTGAAGGAGCTAATCTGGGAAGTTATTATAGCTACAAGTATAATGGAAAGGAGTTACAGGAAACTGGAATGTATGATTATGGGGCAAGGTTCTATATGCCGGATCTAGGAAGATGGGGTGTAGCTGATCCTTTAGCAGAGAAAATGCGTCGTCATAGCCCTTATAATTATGCGTTTAACAATCCAATCAGATTTATTGATCCGGATGGAATGCAAAATGAGGACTGGAGGGATAAAAACGGAAAAGAATTATCTTCAGATCAACTAAAAAAAGTAAAGGTTTATATTTTTTATAATCCAAATACTCTTGATGGTTTTGCAGATCAAACAATGCAACAATATGCTGAATATGAAAAGAAATTTGGAAAAGGTAGTGTTGCACTAAGTAATGCAATGACTGAACAAGATTTTGCACAAGATTGGGGAGATATGGAAGGGAAGCCTTCTGAAATCGTCATGAATCATCATGGAAGTAATCAACAGTTACACTTAAATATAGATCCTGATAATAATCTTAAAACTAAAGATGGTGAATATATAGTTTCTACTAACAATGGTAAAACTAATAGTTCGCAAACCCCAGGAAAGAAAATCTCAGACTTACCAGAACCGAAAGCTGATATTTCAAAAGCCACCTTATGCTTAAATACATGTAATTCAAATAACCCAAATGCATCACCAATGACCGCAGGCACAACTCTCGCAAAAGGATTTGTCAAAGATACCGGAGTCGGTCAAGTTAGAGGAACAAATTTAAAAGTTAATTTTAATAGTTCAGGTCAGGCAACTACTCAATGGTATTATGGAGGGGTTTGGCAATATTTAAAGAAAGATCAAAAACCCACTAATCTCCCATCCGGAAACTTTAAAGCTTATCCTTAA